The Mesorhizobium loti DNA segment CCTGGCGGCGCGGGTCAGGGAGACTGTCTAACCGCCAGGTTCGGCCTCGAAACGAAAGACGCCGCTCGGCCTTGGGGCGGCGTCTTTCGCGTCGCCGAAATCCGGCACCTGATATTCGGCGAGCAGGCGCAATCGCGACCGCGGCAGGTAGGCCCGGCCCGGATCGCCCACCAGCACCTCGATTCCGGTGGCAAGGCAGCGGTCGAAAAAAGGCATGACGCGCTCAGCGACTTCCTGGCCATAGAACACATCGCCGGCAAGCACGAGATCGACCAAGGGCGGCCAGCTCCCAGTGATATCGCCATCGACAATGGCAATTTTGACACCGTTCGCCGCCGCGTTGAGGCCGAGCGCGGCGACGCCGTTGCGGTCGATTTCGGCGGCGATCACCTCGCGTGCCCCGGCCTTGGCGGCGGCGATGCCGACAATGCCGGAGCCGGCACCGAGGTCGAGCACGCGGCGGCCTGCCACTGTCATCGGATGGTCGAGGATATAGCGCGCCAGCACCGCACCACCGGCCCAGGCATAGGCCCAGTAGGGCGGCCGCGGCTCCGACGCGTCGTCGTCCGCGTCACCATCGTCTTCGGGATCGACGAGGCGCCTCAGCCCGCTGCCCGGGTGGGCGGTGTAAAACCGGATTTCGGGAAGCGCCGCCACCGGAACAAGGCGCATGTTCGCCTTGATGAATTCCGCCGGGTCGAGGCGGGGGCGCGGGGTCGGCGAATCGTTGTCTGGCAAAACATTGCCCAAGGCGTTGTCGCCGACAGAATCTCCTCTCACGAGGCGCGCAGCGCCCGCCGCAGGATCTTGCCGACCGGCGTCTTCGGCAATTCGGTCCTGAACTCGATGTATTTGGGCCGCTTGTAGCCGGTCAGGTTCTCGCGGCAGAAAGCGGTGATGGCTTCCACGGTCAGGGCTGGATCCTTCTTGACGATGAACAGCTTCGGCACTTCGCCCGAATGCTCGTCCGGCACGCCGATCGCCGCCACTTCGAGAACGCCCGGATGCATCGCCACGACCTCCTCGAGCTCGTTCGGATAGACGTTGAAGCCCGAGACCAGGATCATATCCTTCTTGCGGTCGACGATCTTGGTGTAGCCGCGCGCGTCCATGAAGCCCATGTCGCCGGACTTGAAGTAGCCGTCCTTGGTCATCACCTTGGCGGTCTCGTCAGGCCGGTTCCAATAGCCCGCCATCACCTGCGGACCCCTGATGCAGATTTCGCCGACCTCGCCGAGCGGCAGATTGTTGCCGTCGTCGTCGCGGATGGCGATTTCCGTCGAGGGCAGCGGCAGGCCGATCGTGCCGGTGAACTCGCCGGAGCTGAATTTGTTGGCCGTCGCCACCGGCGAGGTTTCCGACAGGCCGTAGCCTTCGGTGACAGGGCAGCCGGTCAACGCCTTCCAGCGTTCGGCGACGCCCTTTTGCACCGCCATTCCGCCGCCCAGTGTCAGCACCAGCGGCTTGAAATCGAGTTTGCGGAAATCCTCATTGTTGAGCAGCGCATTGAACAGCGTGTTGAGGCCGGGAAAGATGTGGGCCGGATACTTTGCCAGTTCCTTGACGAAGCCCGGAATGTCGCGCGGATTGGGAATGAGCACGTTGCGAGCGCCTTGCTGCATGCCCATCAGTGCGTTCACGGTCAGCGCGAAGATATGATAGAGCGGCAGCGCGCAGATGAAGTTCGGGTGCGCGGGTTTCGGCTTGATCGTATAGGCGTCTTCCATCCACTGCGCGTTCTGCATGACATTGGAGAGCACATTGCTGTGCAGCAGCGTGGCGCCCTTCGACACGCCGGTGGTGCCGCCCGTATATTGCAGGAAGGCGACGTCGTCGGCTGCGACCTTGGCTGGCTTGAAGCCAAGGCCGGCGCCGGCCTTCATCGCCGCGTTGAACTTGACATGCCCGGGCAGCGACCATGCCGGCACCATCTTCTTCACGCGGCGCACCACGAAGTTGACGATGGTGCCCTTGAGGCCGCCGAGCATGTCGCCCATGGCCGCCACCACGACGTGCTTGACCGCGGTCCTGGCGACTACCGCCTGCAAGGTGTTGGCGAAGTTTTCCAGGATGACGATGGCTTGTGCGCCGGAATCCTTGAGCTGGTGCTCCAGCTCGCGCGGCGTGTACAGCGGATTGATGTTCACCACGACATAGCCGGCGCGCAGGATGCCCATCATCGCCACCGGATATTGCAGGACGTTCGGCATCATCAGGGCGACGCGCGCCCCCTTTTGCAGCCCCTTCGATTGCAGGTAGGCACCGAAGGCCGCCGACAACTGCTCGACATCGGCGTAGCTGATGGATTTGTCCATGCAGGTGAAAGCCGGCTGGGCGGAAAATTGCTTGCAGGCGGCGACCAGGAAATCGCCGATCGAACTGTAGGGCAACGCACCGATCTCAGCCGGCACATTTTTCGGATAGCTCTTGAGCCATGGCTTTTCGGGCAGGCCGGCCGCAAGTTCCGCCAGTGCCTTCGGCAGCCCCTTGGTGGCAGCCGGCGCCGGCTTCGATGTCGGCGCTGCCTTTGCTGGCGATGTGGCCTTCGTTGCCCCAGTCTTTGTGGGAGAAGTCTTTGCCGGAGAAGCCTTTGTCGGAGAAGTCTTCGTCGCAGAAGTTTTTGCCGGGGTGGCTTTCACGGCTGGCTTCGCAGCGGCTTTGGCGGTGCTGGCCGCTTTTGCCGCCGGTGCTGTCTTGGCAGGCTTTGCCTCCGCCTTGGCGGTCGCGGCTTTGGCGGCAGCTTTACCTTGCCCGTCGGCGGCGGCTGGTTTCGACACTGCCTTGGCCGACGCTTTCACCGGCGCCTTCGATGCTTTTGCCACCCGTTCCTCCCTAGCAATTCTTGTTCGCCGTCTGGTCGCCTGTGCCGCGCTTGCCTCCGAATTGACAGAGACATCCTCCGCTGCGGCCAGCATATCCATCTATGTATTGCCTCTATCGGCGGCGGTGCAAGTCTTGCCCCTGCGGCAAGGCGCCGAAAGATTTGCCGCCGAAAATCTTTCCCGTCGGCGACACTTGGAACCGGCATCTTTCCACATCGACGATCGGATGAAGGCGGACGCGGCATCGATGTCGCCAGATGCCAGATCAATAAAAAAATGCGGTCGTTAACAATCTCGTGAGTGGAAAAAACTGCTAATTTTTTCTGCCGTTTAGCAAAATGACGGATTTTTTTCCTGCTTCCCGCGGGGTAAGCAAACGGGGTGTTCCAAAGCCGGAAAAACGGTGCTTATATGCGCGCTTCGCGAGCCTGATAGAGGGGCTTGGAAGAACATCAGGGAGTGCTCAATGAAAAAGAAACTCGCTTTTGCGGCCGCGTTGCTGGCTGCAAGCGTCCTGAGCGGCATGGCCAATGCGAAGACGCTTGTCTATTGCTCGGAAGCGTCGCCGGCCAATTTCGATCCGGGTACGACGACCGGCGGCAACGACTTCGATGCCTCGTCGCGTACCGTCTATTCGCGTCTGGTCGAATTCAAGCATGGCGGCACCGAGGTCGAGCCCGGCCTCGCCGACAAGTGGGAAATCTCGGACGATGGCCTGGTCTATACGTTCCACCTGCATCCGGGCGTGAAGTTCCAGACCACCGACTATTTCAAGCCGACGCGTGACCTCAATGCCGACGACGTCGTCTTCTCCTTCGACCGCCAGTTCAACAAGGCGAATCCCTGGAACGGCGACAAGTATCTGCCCAACCTGACCTGGGACTACTACACCGGCATGGACATGCCGAAATACGTCGCCAAGTGGGAAAAGGTCGACGACCTGACCGTCAAGCTGACGCTGACCGAGCCGAACGCGCCGATGCTGGCCAACCTTGGCATGGACTTCGCGTCGATCGTGTCGAAGGAATATGCCGACCAACTGGAGAAGTCCGGCAAGATGGCCGATTTCTCGACCAAGCCGATCGGCACTGGTCCTTTCCAGTTCGTCGACTACCAGCTGGATTCGGTCATCCGCTACGCGGCCCACCCGGATTATTTCAAGGGCAAGGAGAAGATCGACGATCTCGTCTTCGCCATCACGCCTGACGCGACCGCCCGCATCCAGAAGGTGCTCGCCGGCGAGTGCGACATCGCTCCCTATCCGAATCCTGCCGACATCGGCACGATCAAGGCCAAGAACGACGTGACCCTGATGGATCAGGCCGGCCTGAACATCGGCTATATGAGCTACAACACCACGATCCCGCCGCTCGACAAGCCTGAAGTGCGCCACGCGCTCAACCAGGCGATCGACCGGGAGGCGCTGATCAAGTCGCTGTTCCAGGATGCCGGTGCCACGCCTGCCGAAAACCTGATCCCGCCGACCATGTGGTCGTGGAACAAGGATGTGAAGGCCGACGCCTATAATCCGGATGCGGCCAAGAAGGTGCTTGAGGCTGCCGGGCTGAAGGAAATCCAGCTCTGGGCTTCCGATCGCGTTCGTCCTTACAACCCGAACTTCCAGCGCGCCGCCGAACTGATCCAGGCCGACTGGGCCAAGGTCGGCGTCAAGGCCGAGATCGTCAACTACGAGTGGACCAAGTATCGCTCGGAGGGCAAGAAGAAGGACCGTCCCGGCGCGTTCCAGATTGGCTGGACCGGCGACAATGGCGATCCGGACAACTTCTTCGCCACCCTGTTCGCTTGCTCCGCCATCGGCGTCTCGAACTACTCCAGCTGGTGCGACAAGGACTTCGAAGACCTGATCCAGAAGGCCAAGAAGACCAGCGACCAGGCCGAGCGCGCCAAGCTCTATGGAGAGGCGCAGGTCGTCTTCCAGAAGCAGGCTCCGGCCTTCCTGCTGGCGCATAGCCAAGTCTACGCGGTGGTGCGCAAGAATGTCAGCGGTTTCATGATGGACCCGCTCGGCATTCACCGCTTCGACGGCGTCGACAAAGCCGAATAAGACATTGAGTGGGGCGGTGCTCTAGAGCGCCGCCCCCTTTGCCATGCTCAAATATATTCTTCACAGAATTGCACTTTTGATCCCGACGCTAGTCGGCATCACTATCTGTGCCTTCGCCTTCGTCAGGCTGCTGCCCGGCGATCCCATCCTTGCCATGGCCGGCGAACACGGCGTGGCGCCCGCGCGTTACGAGGAACTCAAGGAACAGTTCGGCTATAATCTGCCGATCTGGCAGCAATACGCACGCTATGTCGGCGAGGTCGCGACCGGTGATTTCGGGGTCTCGATTTCGTCCAAGCGCCCGGTACTTGAAGAGTTCAAGACGCTCTTCCCGGCGACGCTGGAACTCTCGTTCTTCGCCATGATTTTCGCCATGTTGCTCGGCATCCCGGCCGGCATCTTCGCGGCCGTCAAGCGCGGCTCGTGGTTCGACCAGTCGCTGATGGGCACCGCGCTCGTCGGCTACTCCATGCCGATCTTCTGGTGGGGCCTGCTGCTGATCATCTTTTTCTCCGGTTATCTCGGCTGGACACCGGTTAACGGCCGCATCGACCTGCAGTACTTCTTCAAGCCGATCACCGGCTTTATGACCATCGACACCTTGCTCTACGGCAAATGGGATGCATTTCGCTCGGTATTGCGGCATCTGGTGCTGCCGACAATTGTGCTCGGCACCATTCCGCTGGCTGTGATAGCGCGCCAGACGCGCTCCGCCATGCTCGAGGTGCTGGGCGAGGACTACGTGCGGACGGCCCGAGCCAAAGGGCTTTCGTCGGCCCGAGTCATCGGCGTGCATGCTCTGCGCAACGCACTCATCCCGGTGGTCACCACCATCGGCCTGCAAGTTAGTACGCTGCTCGCCGGCGCCATCCTTACCGAAACGATCTTCTCCTGGCCCGGCATCGGCAGGTGGATGGTCGAGTCAATATCCAAGCGCGACTATGTTGTCGTGCAGTCTGGCCTGCTCTTGATCGCCCTTGTCGTCATGGCCGTGAACCTGATCGTCGATGTGCTTTATGCCGTCATCAACCCACGCATAAGGGCGGCGTGATGAGCCAATCGACCGAAATCACCCCGATGGCCGCTGGCAACCCGGATCGCCTCACCGGCTTCAGGACCTTCTGGCATTATTTCTCGGTGAACCGGGGCGCCGTGATCGGCCTGTTCGTCTTCATCCTCTTGGTGCTGGCGGCGCTGTTTGCGCCGCTGCTCGCGCCCTATGCGCCCGACATCCAGGACAAGACCGCTTTCTTGAGGCCTCCGGCCTGGCAGGCCGGCGGTAGCGCCCAATATCTGCTCGGCACCGACCCGGTCGGGCGCGACATCCTTTCACGCCTGCTCTATGGCGCGCGCTTCTCGTTGCTCATCGGCGCGGTCGTGGTCACGCTGGCGCTCGCCGGCGGCATCACGCTCGGCCTGCTGGCTGGGTATTTCCGTGGCTGGGTCGACGTGGCGATCATGCGCGTCATGGACCTGATCCTGGCCTTCCCGTCGCTGTTGCTGGCGTTGGTGATGGTCACCATCCTCGGTCCCGGCCTGTTCAATGCGATGCTGGCCATCGCGCTTGTGCTGCAGCCGCATTTCGCGCGCCTTGTGCGCGCCGCGGTGATGGCCGAGAAGAGCCGCGAATATGTCGTGGCGGCGAAGGTCGCCGGCGCCGGCCACATCAGACTGATGTTGCGCACCATCCTGCCCAATTGCCTGGGGCCGCTGATTGTCCAGGGCACGCTGTCCTTCTCCAACGCCATCCTCGAGGCCGCCGCCCTAGGCTTCCTCGGCCTTGGCGCCCAGCCACCGACGCCCGAATGGGGCACGATGCTCGCTTCGGCGCGCGAGTTCATCCTGCGCGCCTGGTGGGTGGTGACCTTCCCCGGTCTTGCGATCCTGATCACCGTGCTTGCCATCAATCTGATTGGCGACGGCCTGCGCGATGCGCTCGACCCGAAACTGAGGAGGTCGTGATGGCGCTGCTGGACATTCAGAATCTCGTCGTCGAGTTCCAGACCGCATCCGGTCCATTCCGTGCCGTCGATGGCGTGTCGCTCCATGTCGACGAGCGCGAAGTGCTGGCGATCGTCGGAGAATCTGGCTCGGGCAAATCGGTCTCGATGTTGGCGGTGATGGGCCTTTTGCCATGGACCGCCAAGGTCACCGCCGACCGTATGAGTTTCAACGGCCGCGACCTCCTGAAGCTGAGCCCTGCCGACCGCCGCAAGATCGTCGGCAAGGACATGTCGATGATCTTCCAGGAGCCGATGGCCAGCCTCAATCCCTGTTTCACCGTAGGCTTCCAGATCGAGGAGGTGCTGCGTTTCCATATGGGCATGGACGGTGCGCAACGCCGGGAGCGCGCCATCGAACTCCTGACGCAGGTCGGCATTGCCGAGCCGGCGGAACGGCTGAACTCGTTCCCGCACCAGATGTCGGGCGGCCAGTGCCAGCGCGTCATGATCGCCATCGCCATTGCCTGCAATCCGAAGCTTTTGATCGCCGACGAGCCGACCACCGCGCTCGACGTCACCATCCAGAAGCAGATCCTCGATCTCCTGGTCTCGCTGCAGGCCAAATACGGCATGGGGCTGATCATGATCACCCACAATATGGGCGTGGTGGCCGAGACCGCCGACCGTGTCATCGTCCAGTACAAGGGCCGCAAGATGGAAGAGGCCGACGTGCTGTCGCTGTTTGAATCGCCGAAGAGCAACTACACCCGGGCGCTTTTGTCGGCACTGCCGGAAAACGCCGTCGGCGACCGGCTGCCGACCGTCTCCGACATGCTGTTCGAGCCGGCGCCCTCCGGAGCCGCAGCATGACCAAGGTCGTCGAAGGCAAGAATATCGTGCGCGACTATCATGTCGGCGGCGGGCTGTTTCGCGCGCAGCGCACCGTGCATGCGGTCAAGGGTGTCTCGTTCGGCGTCGACAAGGGCAAGACGCTGGCCATCGTCGGTGAGAGCGGTTGCGGCAAGTCGACACTTGCCCGCATCATCACGCTGATCGATCCCGCGACTTCGGGTGAACTGTTCATCGACGGCAACAAGGTCGACATCGCCAAGGATGGGCTGAGCAAGGAGATGCGCCGCAAGGTGCAGATCGTCTTCCAGAACCCGTATGGCTCGCTCAACCCGCGCCAGAAGATCGGCGACGTGCTGGGTGAACCGCTGCTCATCAACACCGGCAAGCCGGCCGAGGAGCGGCGCGACCTCGCCATGAAGATGCTGAAAAAGGTCGGCCTCGGCCCCGAGCACTACAATCGCTATCCGCACATGTTCTCGGGCGGCCAGCGCCAGCGCATAGCCATTGCCCGCGCGCTGATGCTGAACCCGAGCCTCTTGGTGCTGGACGAGCCGGTTTCGGCGCTCGACCTGTCGGTGCAGGCGCAGGTGCTCAATCTGCTCGCCGACCTGCAGGACGAGTTCCAGCTGACCTATGTCTTCATCAGCCACGATCTGTCCGTGGTGCGCTACATCGCCGACGATGTGATGGTGATGTATTTTGGCGAGGCGGTCGAATACGGCTCGCGCGACGAGGTCTTCTCAGACCCCAAGCACAGCTACACCAAAACGCTGTTCGCCGCGACGCCGCGCGCCGATGTGGCCAGCATCAAGGCGAGGCTGGCGAAGAAGAAGGCGGCGGCCTGAGGCTGCGCGCTGCAGCCGCCAGGCCACCGTCTTCGATCACGACAGCTTGGCGATGATGGCGCGCAGCGCTTCGCCGAAACGGCGGATTTCCTCGACCGTGTTGTAATGCACCAGCGAGGCGCGGATGGCGCCGCTGTCCATCGACAGATTGAGGCGCTTCATCAGCCGCGGCGCGTACATGTGGCCGTCGCGGATACCGATCTGCATCTCGGCCATTTCCTCGACGATCCGCTGCGGCGAGAGCTTGCCGATGTTGAAGCAGAAGGTCGGCACGCGTTCGTTGATGCGGGCCTCGTCGGCAACGCCGTAGATGGTCGCGCCGCAGCCTTTCAGCACGCCAAGCATCTCGCGCGCCAGCAGCAGCTCATAATCGCGGATGGCGCCCATGCCGGCGACGATGTTTTCGCGCCGCGAGCGGTTGTTGGACGGCGCCAGGTTGCGGCCGATCAGTTCCAGATACTGCACGGCGGCATCCATGCCTGAGACATTTTCGTAGATGAAGGTGCCGGCCTCGACCTTGTAGGGAGGTTCGTCGGGGATGAAATCCTCGCGGAAAGTCGGCAACCGCTTCAGCGTGTCGAAGCGGCCCCAGAGAAAACCCATATGCGGTGAGAAATTCTTGTAGCCGGAGCAGACGAGATAGTCGCAATCCCAGGCCTGCACGTCGAT contains these protein-coding regions:
- a CDS encoding ABC transporter substrate-binding protein, coding for MKKKLAFAAALLAASVLSGMANAKTLVYCSEASPANFDPGTTTGGNDFDASSRTVYSRLVEFKHGGTEVEPGLADKWEISDDGLVYTFHLHPGVKFQTTDYFKPTRDLNADDVVFSFDRQFNKANPWNGDKYLPNLTWDYYTGMDMPKYVAKWEKVDDLTVKLTLTEPNAPMLANLGMDFASIVSKEYADQLEKSGKMADFSTKPIGTGPFQFVDYQLDSVIRYAAHPDYFKGKEKIDDLVFAITPDATARIQKVLAGECDIAPYPNPADIGTIKAKNDVTLMDQAGLNIGYMSYNTTIPPLDKPEVRHALNQAIDREALIKSLFQDAGATPAENLIPPTMWSWNKDVKADAYNPDAAKKVLEAAGLKEIQLWASDRVRPYNPNFQRAAELIQADWAKVGVKAEIVNYEWTKYRSEGKKKDRPGAFQIGWTGDNGDPDNFFATLFACSAIGVSNYSSWCDKDFEDLIQKAKKTSDQAERAKLYGEAQVVFQKQAPAFLLAHSQVYAVVRKNVSGFMMDPLGIHRFDGVDKAE
- a CDS encoding long-chain-fatty-acid--CoA ligase: MPAEIGALPYSSIGDFLVAACKQFSAQPAFTCMDKSISYADVEQLSAAFGAYLQSKGLQKGARVALMMPNVLQYPVAMMGILRAGYVVVNINPLYTPRELEHQLKDSGAQAIVILENFANTLQAVVARTAVKHVVVAAMGDMLGGLKGTIVNFVVRRVKKMVPAWSLPGHVKFNAAMKAGAGLGFKPAKVAADDVAFLQYTGGTTGVSKGATLLHSNVLSNVMQNAQWMEDAYTIKPKPAHPNFICALPLYHIFALTVNALMGMQQGARNVLIPNPRDIPGFVKELAKYPAHIFPGLNTLFNALLNNEDFRKLDFKPLVLTLGGGMAVQKGVAERWKALTGCPVTEGYGLSETSPVATANKFSSGEFTGTIGLPLPSTEIAIRDDDGNNLPLGEVGEICIRGPQVMAGYWNRPDETAKVMTKDGYFKSGDMGFMDARGYTKIVDRKKDMILVSGFNVYPNELEEVVAMHPGVLEVAAIGVPDEHSGEVPKLFIVKKDPALTVEAITAFCRENLTGYKRPKYIEFRTELPKTPVGKILRRALRAS
- a CDS encoding methyltransferase small; this translates as MRGDSVGDNALGNVLPDNDSPTPRPRLDPAEFIKANMRLVPVAALPEIRFYTAHPGSGLRRLVDPEDDGDADDDASEPRPPYWAYAWAGGAVLARYILDHPMTVAGRRVLDLGAGSGIVGIAAAKAGAREVIAAEIDRNGVAALGLNAAANGVKIAIVDGDITGSWPPLVDLVLAGDVFYGQEVAERVMPFFDRCLATGIEVLVGDPGRAYLPRSRLRLLAEYQVPDFGDAKDAAPRPSGVFRFEAEPGG
- a CDS encoding dipeptide ABC transporter permease, whose protein sequence is MLKYILHRIALLIPTLVGITICAFAFVRLLPGDPILAMAGEHGVAPARYEELKEQFGYNLPIWQQYARYVGEVATGDFGVSISSKRPVLEEFKTLFPATLELSFFAMIFAMLLGIPAGIFAAVKRGSWFDQSLMGTALVGYSMPIFWWGLLLIIFFSGYLGWTPVNGRIDLQYFFKPITGFMTIDTLLYGKWDAFRSVLRHLVLPTIVLGTIPLAVIARQTRSAMLEVLGEDYVRTARAKGLSSARVIGVHALRNALIPVVTTIGLQVSTLLAGAILTETIFSWPGIGRWMVESISKRDYVVVQSGLLLIALVVMAVNLIVDVLYAVINPRIRAA
- a CDS encoding dipeptide ABC transporter ATP-binding protein, with the translated sequence MALLDIQNLVVEFQTASGPFRAVDGVSLHVDEREVLAIVGESGSGKSVSMLAVMGLLPWTAKVTADRMSFNGRDLLKLSPADRRKIVGKDMSMIFQEPMASLNPCFTVGFQIEEVLRFHMGMDGAQRRERAIELLTQVGIAEPAERLNSFPHQMSGGQCQRVMIAIAIACNPKLLIADEPTTALDVTIQKQILDLLVSLQAKYGMGLIMITHNMGVVAETADRVIVQYKGRKMEEADVLSLFESPKSNYTRALLSALPENAVGDRLPTVSDMLFEPAPSGAAA
- a CDS encoding cysteine desulfurase family protein, VC1184subfamily; this translates as MSNPQTAAGDFPVATIRAMFPALQRAGDFIFMDNAAGAQIPQSVLDAVTNHLVSHNVQRGGRYGRSVTVDQSVADARTSVALLINAYSPAEICFGMNATSFIRLVSLGIGQMLQERDEIVITDMDHDANIATWLALESAGAKFKWWRMREDGNLHVDDLKPLVSDRTRLVACTVTAHSIGSIVDVASVAGIAHAAGAEVFLDCVHYGPHGLIDVQAWDCDYLVCSGYKNFSPHMGFLWGRFDTLKRLPTFREDFIPDEPPYKVEAGTFIYENVSGMDAAVQYLELIGRNLAPSNNRSRRENIVAGMGAIRDYELLLAREMLGVLKGCGATIYGVADEARINERVPTFCFNIGKLSPQRIVEEMAEMQIGIRDGHMYAPRLMKRLNLSMDSGAIRASLVHYNTVEEIRRFGEALRAIIAKLS
- a CDS encoding dipeptide ABC transporter ATP-binding protein; this encodes MTKVVEGKNIVRDYHVGGGLFRAQRTVHAVKGVSFGVDKGKTLAIVGESGCGKSTLARIITLIDPATSGELFIDGNKVDIAKDGLSKEMRRKVQIVFQNPYGSLNPRQKIGDVLGEPLLINTGKPAEERRDLAMKMLKKVGLGPEHYNRYPHMFSGGQRQRIAIARALMLNPSLLVLDEPVSALDLSVQAQVLNLLADLQDEFQLTYVFISHDLSVVRYIADDVMVMYFGEAVEYGSRDEVFSDPKHSYTKTLFAATPRADVASIKARLAKKKAAA
- a CDS encoding dipeptide ABC transporter permease, producing the protein MSQSTEITPMAAGNPDRLTGFRTFWHYFSVNRGAVIGLFVFILLVLAALFAPLLAPYAPDIQDKTAFLRPPAWQAGGSAQYLLGTDPVGRDILSRLLYGARFSLLIGAVVVTLALAGGITLGLLAGYFRGWVDVAIMRVMDLILAFPSLLLALVMVTILGPGLFNAMLAIALVLQPHFARLVRAAVMAEKSREYVVAAKVAGAGHIRLMLRTILPNCLGPLIVQGTLSFSNAILEAAALGFLGLGAQPPTPEWGTMLASAREFILRAWWVVTFPGLAILITVLAINLIGDGLRDALDPKLRRS